One part of the Paraglaciecola sp. L3A3 genome encodes these proteins:
- a CDS encoding TIGR03545 family protein, with protein MKSIIRWPGLVAFVVIVGLIAAISILFLDFWIKIAAEKSFSELNGAEVNISQVEHKFSPFGITLHQVEFTDPKEPINNHFSAETISAKIDLAPLLLRKIIIDELTVNNSQFNTERASAGEVYLDTETADNESSTGFVDGIKVPTVDEILAKSPLKTTKAVADSQAVIEKHSPLLKQQFAALPEKDKLAEYKQRVNALKEMDHKDPAQLLAAKEQFNQLKDDILKDKKALEDFKQALSEAKKELSPQLAKLKSAPAEDYQQLKSVAAGDLDAIDDVTSLVFGESVGKWSRYALTAFDLVGPMLASKGEQDKAEQVATGKWISFSDTSALPDFWIKKANISLQWQQEIIESHWSDITHQHDVLGRPTIFSVDSSASSLWQSLKLNGDLWLAESGAKAKQKWALSGLKLSDLDLVKQDKLSGHLNKGLLSSTGDLSLNGEMLAGSGLVDLQDLVIEAVGSNKLTTIVANTLNQLSQLKLNTDIGGTLGDMDLSFSSDLNQQLSSALVANVTPEQQAKLDDLKQKLNEKTSGLLGDNNAEMSQWLEWEKLADGDIDSLNTLLEAQLNNVIDKQKDKVKDKAKEKILNKIFG; from the coding sequence ATGAAGTCAATTATTCGCTGGCCAGGCTTAGTGGCATTCGTTGTGATTGTGGGCTTGATAGCCGCGATTAGTATTTTGTTTCTGGATTTTTGGATAAAAATCGCCGCTGAAAAAAGTTTTTCTGAACTTAACGGCGCTGAAGTCAATATCAGCCAAGTGGAGCATAAATTCTCTCCCTTCGGCATAACTTTACATCAGGTAGAATTTACCGATCCCAAAGAGCCAATCAATAACCATTTTTCAGCAGAAACTATTTCAGCCAAAATTGATCTGGCGCCATTATTATTGCGCAAAATTATCATTGATGAATTAACCGTTAATAACAGTCAATTCAATACCGAGAGAGCCTCTGCTGGCGAAGTTTATCTAGACACAGAAACAGCTGATAACGAAAGTTCAACTGGTTTTGTTGATGGTATAAAAGTTCCTACGGTTGACGAAATATTAGCTAAGTCACCTCTTAAAACCACTAAAGCAGTGGCCGACTCGCAAGCGGTAATCGAAAAACATAGCCCTTTGCTGAAACAACAATTTGCCGCCTTACCAGAAAAAGACAAGTTGGCCGAATATAAACAGAGAGTGAATGCCCTGAAAGAAATGGATCATAAAGATCCTGCGCAACTTTTAGCGGCCAAAGAACAATTTAATCAACTTAAAGACGATATTTTAAAAGACAAAAAAGCTTTAGAAGACTTTAAACAAGCCTTAAGTGAAGCGAAAAAAGAGCTTTCACCACAGCTTGCAAAATTAAAATCAGCTCCAGCTGAAGATTATCAGCAACTTAAATCAGTGGCAGCAGGCGATCTTGATGCTATTGATGATGTGACCTCTTTGGTGTTTGGCGAATCTGTCGGAAAATGGAGCCGTTATGCATTAACTGCCTTTGATTTAGTCGGCCCTATGTTAGCCAGCAAAGGCGAACAGGATAAAGCAGAGCAAGTGGCAACGGGGAAATGGATAAGCTTTTCGGATACCTCTGCATTACCCGATTTTTGGATCAAAAAAGCCAATATATCGCTGCAATGGCAACAAGAAATAATCGAAAGTCATTGGTCAGATATTACTCACCAGCATGATGTTTTAGGTCGTCCTACTATTTTTTCTGTTGACTCAAGTGCTAGCTCTTTATGGCAATCACTGAAACTCAATGGCGACTTATGGTTAGCCGAATCGGGTGCTAAAGCGAAACAAAAATGGGCCTTATCTGGGTTAAAATTATCTGACTTAGATTTAGTTAAACAAGACAAGTTATCGGGTCATTTAAATAAAGGCTTATTATCCAGCACGGGGGATTTATCCCTTAATGGCGAGATGCTTGCTGGTAGCGGATTAGTAGACTTACAAGACTTAGTAATTGAGGCTGTGGGTAGTAACAAACTTACTACTATTGTGGCCAATACACTTAATCAGCTTTCACAATTAAAATTAAATACTGATATTGGCGGTACACTTGGCGATATGGATTTATCTTTTAGTTCAGATTTAAATCAACAACTAAGTAGTGCGTTAGTGGCAAATGTTACTCCCGAACAACAAGCCAAATTAGATGATCTAAAACAAAAGTTGAATGAAAAAACCTCTGGATTGTTAGGTGATAATAACGCGGAAATGAGCCAGTGGCTGGAGTGGGAAAAATTAGCAGACGGTGATATAGACAGTTTAAATACATTACTAGAAGCTCAGCTCAATAATGTAATCGATAAACAAAAAGATAAAGTGAAAGACAAAGCAAAAGAAAAAATTCTGAATAAAATTTTTGGATAA
- a CDS encoding aldehyde dehydrogenase family protein: MLAKAYPYYLANEAVFANQDLAITNKYTNEVATHAAMADAKVIDQAIAAAEASQPLLNKMAPYERQNIINHCVKRFEERFDELAHALCIEAGKPIKDARGEVTRLIDTFRIAAEESVRMHGEVMNLEITPRAKGYTGMYKRVPIGPCSFISPFNFPLNLAAHKIAPALATGCAFVLKPASRTPLGAIIIGEILAETDLPKGAFSILPCSRDGADLFTTDDRFKLLSFTGSPQVGWDLKAKAGKKPVILELGGNAACVVDHDTDLDDAIERITFGAYYQSGQSCISVQRVIVHESIYAEFKLRYTEKVAGLVHGDPLSEDTFIGPMISESEASRLDTWVQEAVAAGATLLCGGKRDGNMLQATLLENVPVDAAINTEEAFGPVSVLSSFSDFDQALKEVNNSQFGLQAGVFTRDIYKAHKAWDELDVGGVVIGDVPSWRVDNMPYGGVKESGLGREGITFAMEDMTEIRLMVLRTPQ, translated from the coding sequence ATGTTAGCTAAAGCTTATCCCTATTATTTAGCCAATGAAGCGGTATTTGCTAATCAAGATCTAGCTATTACCAATAAATATACCAATGAAGTTGCCACTCATGCGGCCATGGCCGATGCAAAAGTTATCGATCAAGCTATTGCTGCTGCAGAAGCTAGTCAACCTTTGCTTAATAAAATGGCGCCTTATGAGCGTCAAAATATTATTAATCATTGTGTAAAACGTTTTGAAGAACGTTTTGACGAGTTAGCCCATGCTTTATGTATAGAAGCCGGTAAACCGATTAAAGATGCGCGGGGCGAAGTAACACGTTTGATTGATACCTTCCGTATTGCTGCTGAAGAGTCTGTACGTATGCACGGTGAGGTGATGAACCTTGAAATTACTCCTAGGGCTAAAGGTTACACTGGCATGTACAAACGTGTACCTATTGGTCCATGTTCCTTTATTTCACCTTTTAACTTTCCGTTAAACTTAGCGGCGCATAAAATTGCTCCGGCATTGGCTACAGGTTGTGCTTTTGTACTTAAACCTGCTAGTCGTACGCCACTTGGCGCGATTATTATTGGTGAAATTTTGGCAGAAACCGATTTGCCAAAAGGCGCATTTTCTATTTTGCCTTGTAGTCGTGATGGTGCTGATTTATTCACTACAGACGACAGATTTAAACTGCTTAGTTTTACTGGTTCACCGCAAGTAGGCTGGGACTTAAAAGCCAAAGCCGGTAAAAAGCCTGTAATTTTAGAGCTTGGCGGTAATGCTGCTTGTGTAGTTGATCATGACACAGACTTAGATGATGCTATCGAGCGTATTACTTTTGGTGCTTACTATCAATCTGGACAAAGTTGTATCAGTGTACAGCGCGTTATTGTGCATGAGTCAATTTATGCCGAATTTAAACTGCGTTATACTGAAAAAGTAGCAGGTTTAGTCCATGGTGACCCATTAAGTGAAGATACGTTTATTGGCCCTATGATTTCTGAATCTGAAGCATCTCGTTTAGATACTTGGGTACAAGAAGCCGTAGCTGCAGGGGCAACCTTGTTATGTGGCGGTAAACGTGACGGCAATATGTTACAAGCCACATTGCTTGAAAATGTACCTGTTGATGCAGCCATTAATACTGAAGAAGCCTTTGGTCCAGTATCAGTATTAAGCTCATTCTCTGATTTTGATCAAGCATTAAAAGAAGTCAATAACAGCCAATTTGGTTTACAAGCCGGTGTATTTACCCGCGATATCTACAAAGCTCATAAAGCATGGGACGAACTAGATGTGGGTGGTGTGGTGATTGGTGACGTACCTAGCTGGCGTGTCGATAACATGCCTTATGGTGGCGTGAAAGAGTCTGGCTTAGGTCGTGAAGGGATCACTTTCGCGATGGAAGATATGACTGAAATTCGTTTGATGGTGTTACGTACTCCACAGTAA
- a CDS encoding TIGR04211 family SH3 domain-containing protein, producing MRKQIVFIFLLFSCGFYNTSLVAQESTETEGQTRYISDDLFTYLHAGPGRNYRILGSVTAGTKVTLLNEDKENNFTEVMDDKDRKGWVQSDFINLDRSVRELVPGLKEQVQQTQQALQAEQASTDGLYQQIQQLTADVTELRKLLAASEKANAEVNETLKNYDQSAEMEWLTRGGILALVSLILGIIITYLPKKRRRNDKWM from the coding sequence ATGCGTAAGCAAATAGTTTTTATATTTTTATTATTCAGTTGTGGTTTCTATAACACCTCACTCGTTGCACAAGAGTCAACGGAGACAGAAGGTCAAACACGTTATATATCAGACGATTTATTCACTTATTTACATGCAGGTCCTGGTAGAAATTATAGAATTTTAGGTTCAGTTACCGCTGGTACTAAAGTCACTTTATTAAATGAAGATAAAGAAAATAATTTTACCGAAGTAATGGACGATAAAGACCGTAAAGGCTGGGTACAATCTGATTTCATTAACCTTGATAGAAGCGTCAGAGAGTTAGTACCTGGATTAAAAGAACAAGTTCAACAAACTCAACAAGCATTACAAGCTGAACAAGCCAGTACTGATGGTCTGTATCAACAAATTCAACAGTTAACTGCTGACGTTACCGAATTGAGAAAGTTATTGGCGGCTTCAGAAAAAGCCAATGCAGAAGTTAATGAAACCTTAAAAAACTATGACCAAAGTGCAGAAATGGAATGGCTGACTCGAGGCGGTATTTTGGCCTTAGTGAGTTTAATCCTGGGTATCATCATTACTTATTTACCTAAAAAACGTCGTAGAAACGACAAATGGATGTAA
- a CDS encoding response regulator, with translation MLFNKIKVAVVEDNGMARANLRNHLLDMGFSQIGCFSNGREFKAHIRHHKVDLVLMDFHLGQNKNGVEVLQELQQQGYLTRATCVMFVTSDRLPMIIGQIVDVHPEALVIKPYTISNMIKNISSCLTMHNFLLPIYRLMDEDNFAQALAVLDILLEQHHIGRKRSSLIKLRARILTKLERYSEAAIHYKEILRRSNKVIWAKWGLVQNLFLDGHVEESEALLHELTESQLTNDKACEWLARISVGNNQYNKAENYMQQIREGELSIPAARLKAYIYQAQERGKEAISLLEKKRESNRSIRERYDEISLDLARCYLSEAELKHNSERTSDLQVAKYLIGAAGRKVSDPSLSQKKDYLLATAAFLEGKIDKSNEILSRDGMEDLHEAEISTITDAIHAWRNVGNTEKAKECLALSKEKLKNIDEGNTKTTANMLVIKSEEAIGERRPEAVKFNKSGLEKFADKQYKAASADFYQAYMLFPREMAFSLNLLQSMVDASLVEYKTVNTLEFLAEMQNRELNTSNTKRLEQIVERIVKKADIYVFSSDEEASGITKK, from the coding sequence ATGTTGTTTAATAAGATTAAAGTCGCAGTAGTAGAAGACAATGGCATGGCTCGTGCAAATCTTCGAAACCATCTTTTGGATATGGGCTTTAGTCAAATTGGTTGTTTCAGTAATGGTCGTGAATTTAAAGCCCATATTCGCCATCATAAAGTCGACCTAGTACTAATGGACTTTCACCTCGGTCAAAATAAAAACGGGGTAGAAGTCTTACAAGAGTTACAGCAACAGGGTTATCTCACTCGAGCAACTTGTGTCATGTTTGTTACCTCAGATCGTTTACCAATGATTATTGGGCAAATTGTTGATGTACATCCAGAGGCTTTAGTTATTAAGCCTTACACCATTAGTAACATGATAAAAAATATATCAAGTTGTCTTACAATGCATAATTTTCTTCTGCCCATATACAGGCTGATGGATGAAGATAATTTTGCACAAGCTTTAGCCGTATTAGATATTTTATTAGAACAACATCATATAGGCCGAAAACGCAGTTCGTTAATAAAACTACGAGCACGTATCTTAACCAAACTAGAGCGATATTCTGAAGCGGCGATACATTATAAAGAAATTTTGCGACGTTCAAATAAAGTCATTTGGGCAAAATGGGGACTAGTACAGAATTTATTTTTAGATGGTCATGTAGAAGAAAGTGAAGCTTTATTACACGAACTGACAGAGTCTCAACTCACTAATGACAAAGCCTGTGAGTGGTTGGCTCGAATTAGTGTCGGTAATAACCAATACAATAAAGCCGAAAACTACATGCAACAAATCCGTGAGGGTGAACTATCGATTCCTGCTGCACGTTTAAAAGCTTATATCTACCAAGCTCAAGAGCGGGGTAAAGAAGCCATTTCTTTATTAGAGAAAAAACGTGAATCAAATCGTTCTATTCGCGAAAGATACGATGAGATATCGCTAGATTTAGCTCGTTGTTATTTGTCTGAGGCCGAATTAAAACATAACTCTGAGCGTACATCCGATCTACAAGTAGCCAAATATCTAATTGGTGCTGCTGGTAGGAAAGTGTCTGACCCAAGCCTTTCACAGAAAAAAGATTATTTGTTAGCCACAGCAGCATTTTTAGAAGGCAAAATTGACAAGTCAAACGAGATATTATCTCGCGATGGTATGGAAGATTTACATGAAGCTGAAATATCCACTATTACTGATGCAATACATGCTTGGAGAAATGTCGGTAACACAGAAAAAGCCAAAGAATGTTTAGCACTTAGTAAAGAAAAACTGAAAAACATTGATGAAGGTAACACGAAAACTACTGCTAATATGTTGGTCATAAAAAGTGAAGAAGCTATCGGAGAAAGAAGACCAGAAGCGGTTAAATTCAACAAATCTGGTCTGGAAAAATTTGCCGACAAACAATACAAAGCAGCCTCTGCAGATTTTTATCAAGCTTATATGCTTTTCCCACGAGAAATGGCTTTTAGCTTAAACCTATTACAGAGCATGGTAGATGCCAGCCTTGTTGAATACAAAACAGTCAACACCTTAGAATTTCTGGCAGAAATGCAAAATCGGGAATTGAATACAAGTAATACCAAGCGGCTTGAGCAAATTGTTGAACGTATTGTGAAAAAAGCCGATATATATGTTTTTTCTTCTGATGAAGAAGCGTCAGGTATAACAAAAAAATAA
- a CDS encoding TIGR03546 family protein — translation MGLLAKLLKALNSDASPWQLALGLSLGMIMGLTPLLGLHSLVILFVVLFCRINISAFLVSWSAFSLIALPLTSSFANLGESLLLAENLQGAWTAFYNTYLGQLTQFYHTLTIGSVLVAVILFPFALLLSKKLVEKYRLTFMQWVNQLRIIKIIKGSGFYNIYQRLGE, via the coding sequence ATGGGTTTATTAGCTAAATTATTAAAAGCGCTTAATTCTGATGCCTCCCCTTGGCAGCTAGCATTAGGCTTATCTTTAGGCATGATAATGGGGTTGACCCCATTACTCGGTCTGCATTCATTAGTTATACTGTTTGTGGTACTTTTTTGTCGAATTAATATCAGTGCATTTTTAGTTTCGTGGTCGGCTTTTTCACTGATTGCCTTACCGCTAACTTCGAGCTTTGCCAATTTGGGTGAGTCTTTATTATTAGCTGAAAACCTGCAAGGTGCCTGGACTGCTTTCTACAATACTTACCTTGGTCAATTAACTCAGTTTTACCATACACTGACCATAGGTAGCGTATTAGTGGCAGTTATTCTATTCCCTTTCGCTTTGCTACTAAGTAAAAAGTTAGTAGAAAAGTATCGCCTAACGTTTATGCAATGGGTGAATCAATTAAGAATTATCAAAATCATTAAAGGATCGGGTTTTTATAATATTTATCAAAGGCTTGGAGAATAA
- a CDS encoding acetolactate synthase large subunit: protein MKASDLFIKALEAEGVEYIFGIPGEENLDLLESMRDSNIKLILTRHEQGAGFMAATYGRLTGKVGVCLSTLGPGATNLVTPAAYAQLGAMPMMMITGQKPVKTSKQGRFQVIDAVDMMRPITKYTTQLVSGDRIPSAIREAFRLAHEERPGAVHIELPEDIAAEETSAKLLTASVARRPIAEYKSINRAAGMIHDAKTPLLLIGAAANRKLTSKMLKEFVDKTGIPYVTTQLGKGVLDEKDDLFMGNTALSSGDFVHRVIDGADLIINVGHDVVEKPPFFMSHNDNRQVIHINFETAAVDPVYFPQLEVIGDIANSIWQIKEQISANPTWDFSFFKKVHEAYLTHKAESENDDRFPILPERFVRDIREAMPDDGIVTLDNGVYKIWFARNYPAAFPNTLLLDNALATMGAGLPSAMAAKMVHPTKPVITVCGDGGFMMNSQELETAVRLNLHIVVIILRDDAYGMIKWKQANMEFENFGLDYGNPDFVKYVESYGGKGWRIDSAAGLLPQVKQCLAEPGVHLIDVPVDYTLNDETLNKTIRMRSAAV, encoded by the coding sequence ATGAAAGCGTCTGATTTATTTATAAAAGCCTTAGAAGCAGAAGGTGTTGAGTACATTTTTGGTATCCCAGGTGAAGAAAACTTGGATTTATTGGAATCTATGCGTGATTCGAATATCAAACTGATTTTAACTCGTCACGAACAAGGCGCTGGATTTATGGCTGCTACCTATGGTCGTTTAACTGGTAAAGTGGGGGTGTGTTTGTCGACTTTAGGCCCAGGTGCAACTAACTTAGTGACGCCTGCTGCTTATGCTCAATTAGGCGCTATGCCAATGATGATGATCACTGGCCAAAAGCCTGTTAAAACCAGTAAGCAAGGTCGCTTCCAAGTGATAGATGCAGTAGATATGATGCGCCCTATTACTAAATATACCACTCAATTAGTCAGTGGCGATCGTATTCCATCCGCTATTCGCGAAGCCTTTCGATTGGCCCATGAGGAACGTCCTGGTGCCGTACATATCGAATTACCAGAAGATATTGCAGCTGAAGAAACAAGTGCAAAATTATTAACAGCCAGTGTTGCCAGACGACCTATTGCTGAATACAAATCTATTAACAGAGCAGCAGGTATGATCCATGATGCCAAAACGCCATTATTGTTAATCGGTGCAGCTGCAAACCGCAAGCTTACTTCTAAAATGCTTAAAGAGTTTGTTGATAAAACAGGCATTCCTTACGTGACTACTCAGTTAGGTAAAGGCGTATTAGATGAAAAAGACGACTTGTTTATGGGTAACACAGCTTTATCATCTGGTGACTTTGTTCATAGAGTAATTGATGGCGCAGACCTAATCATTAACGTTGGCCATGACGTAGTTGAAAAACCGCCTTTCTTTATGAGTCACAATGACAATAGACAAGTGATTCATATTAACTTTGAAACGGCTGCCGTTGATCCTGTTTATTTCCCACAGCTAGAAGTGATAGGCGATATTGCTAACAGTATTTGGCAAATTAAAGAACAAATCAGTGCCAACCCTACTTGGGACTTTAGTTTCTTCAAAAAGGTTCATGAAGCTTATTTAACCCATAAAGCTGAAAGCGAAAATGATGACCGCTTCCCAATTTTACCAGAACGTTTTGTTCGAGATATTCGTGAAGCTATGCCAGATGACGGTATAGTGACGTTAGATAACGGCGTTTACAAAATTTGGTTTGCTCGTAATTATCCTGCAGCCTTTCCTAATACATTATTGTTAGACAACGCCCTCGCAACTATGGGCGCAGGCCTCCCGTCTGCCATGGCGGCTAAAATGGTACACCCCACTAAACCTGTTATTACAGTATGTGGTGACGGTGGCTTTATGATGAACAGCCAGGAGTTAGAAACTGCTGTACGTCTTAACTTACACATAGTGGTGATTATTTTACGTGATGATGCTTACGGTATGATCAAGTGGAAACAAGCCAATATGGAATTCGAAAACTTCGGATTAGATTACGGCAACCCTGACTTTGTAAAATACGTAGAAAGTTATGGTGGTAAGGGCTGGAGAATTGATTCAGCTGCAGGTTTATTACCTCAAGTAAAACAATGTTTAGCCGAACCAGGTGTACATTTAATTGATGTGCCAGTTGATTACACATTAAACGATGAAACTCTTAATAAAACAATTCGTATGCGCAGTGCAGCGGTTTAA
- a CDS encoding haloacid dehalogenase type II, translating to MRNKVILFDINETVLNLKSLQPKFTEAFGSEEALSLWFSKLLHSSTVCVVTNVHTNFAKLADVMLESVAANYQLKLSESKRTELLSAFANLQAHSDIKGALSKLRENGFKTVAFSNSSLSLISSQIKNAGLTSLFDEIISVEETGSFKPNPNAYRFAAKVLAEPVENLCLVATHDWDTHGALSVGLNAAYINRSNAPYHALYLKPDIQANTMDSIVQQIIEAYL from the coding sequence ATGAGAAATAAAGTCATTCTTTTTGATATAAACGAGACAGTTCTAAATTTGAAGTCTTTGCAGCCAAAATTTACTGAGGCTTTTGGTAGTGAAGAAGCTTTATCATTATGGTTTTCGAAATTACTACATTCTTCAACAGTCTGTGTGGTTACAAATGTGCATACAAATTTTGCTAAACTCGCTGATGTCATGCTTGAGTCAGTCGCGGCAAATTACCAATTAAAATTATCTGAATCGAAACGCACTGAGCTATTAAGTGCGTTTGCTAATTTACAAGCACATTCAGATATTAAGGGGGCGCTAAGTAAATTACGCGAAAATGGATTTAAAACGGTCGCTTTTTCTAACTCATCCTTGAGCCTTATTTCTAGCCAAATAAAAAATGCTGGATTAACAAGTTTGTTTGATGAAATTATATCTGTCGAAGAAACTGGAAGTTTTAAACCCAATCCCAATGCCTATAGATTTGCGGCGAAGGTTTTAGCAGAGCCGGTAGAAAATCTTTGTCTTGTTGCAACACATGATTGGGATACCCATGGTGCTTTATCTGTGGGTCTAAATGCAGCCTACATTAATAGGTCGAATGCTCCTTACCACGCGCTGTATTTAAAGCCAGACATTCAAGCAAATACTATGGATAGCATAGTGCAGCAAATCATCGAAGCTTATCTATAA
- a CDS encoding LysR family transcriptional regulator → MRHLQDYYFFKTIAETGSIRKAAKSLTITSTALNRRILALEKELGTEVFERLPKGVELSAAGEVFLHHVREQLTDIEKVKSQIADLRGERRGHISIACSQALLPFFLPNQINQYSNLHPHVTFNVQRRDRKAAEQELINMNADIAVVFEPVLLADFHILSVSKQPTYAIVSKDHELAGKDIIKLSECLEYPLALPTKEYGLRRILDKKADRAFYKLKPAIESDSFEFLRYKASLGKYITFQIEVGLPEDLSFMNMTAIKVDENDLPPGEVYVGQLKGRTLPVAAAKFAQQLVTTLESG, encoded by the coding sequence ATGCGCCACTTGCAAGATTACTATTTTTTCAAAACTATTGCTGAAACTGGCTCCATTAGAAAAGCCGCTAAGTCTTTAACTATAACCTCTACAGCCTTAAATCGCCGGATCCTAGCTTTAGAAAAAGAACTGGGCACTGAGGTATTTGAAAGACTGCCCAAGGGGGTAGAACTCTCTGCTGCTGGCGAAGTATTTTTACATCATGTACGGGAACAACTGACTGATATTGAAAAAGTAAAAAGTCAGATAGCAGATTTACGTGGTGAACGACGAGGACATATTAGCATTGCTTGCAGCCAAGCCTTGCTGCCTTTCTTTTTACCCAATCAAATCAATCAATATTCTAACTTACACCCTCATGTCACCTTTAATGTGCAAAGACGTGATAGAAAAGCGGCTGAACAAGAACTGATCAATATGAATGCCGATATAGCCGTGGTTTTTGAACCTGTATTACTGGCAGATTTTCATATTTTGTCAGTTTCTAAACAACCCACTTATGCAATAGTATCGAAAGATCATGAACTTGCAGGCAAAGACATCATCAAACTAAGTGAATGCCTTGAATACCCTTTAGCTTTGCCAACCAAAGAATACGGACTAAGACGTATATTAGATAAAAAAGCCGATAGAGCTTTTTATAAGCTTAAACCCGCAATCGAATCCGATAGCTTTGAATTTTTGCGCTATAAAGCTTCGTTAGGTAAATATATTACATTTCAAATTGAAGTGGGTTTACCTGAAGATCTAAGCTTTATGAATATGACCGCCATAAAAGTTGATGAAAATGACCTTCCCCCCGGCGAAGTCTATGTTGGTCAGCTTAAAGGTCGTACTCTACCCGTTGCTGCAGCTAAGTTTGCCCAACAACTAGTCACAACATTAGAATCTGGTTAA
- a CDS encoding inorganic triphosphatase, giving the protein MEYEIELKLLAADNAGDIIEQKLLPQLNCVVTKQVVELSNYYFDTDERTLRKNDIGLRIRGKGKQLEQTLKTAGSSVGGLYQRPEYNVQLADRDEHTSVVPDLSLFPQNAWPAGLSVEKVQQKLATLFTTNFVRKIYLLDVSDTCQIEMVWDLGSVSANGQSVPICEIELELKKGNAGEIFVLAQKLLQVMYLSIGTDSKAARGYRLADSLTAAPPNLNPLDKIIDSKLDFIKSVENSLAYLQYFSALMSKEYSADNADNITRGLQNLEISFQQFSRLSANNEVHKLHQKVMHLHQDWLLLLVRLKNINDKSQYEVAIDKLLFQPDVTQLQLEIVQFLFELNRSVNS; this is encoded by the coding sequence ATGGAATACGAAATCGAGTTAAAACTGCTCGCTGCTGATAACGCGGGCGACATAATTGAGCAAAAATTACTACCACAATTGAATTGTGTAGTGACTAAACAAGTGGTTGAATTAAGTAATTATTACTTCGATACAGACGAGCGCACCTTACGTAAAAATGACATTGGTTTGCGGATCAGGGGCAAAGGCAAACAATTAGAGCAAACCTTAAAAACCGCCGGTAGCTCAGTGGGTGGTTTGTATCAAAGGCCAGAATATAATGTACAACTCGCTGATAGAGATGAACACACAAGTGTGGTTCCCGATCTTAGCTTATTTCCCCAAAATGCTTGGCCTGCTGGTTTGTCGGTAGAAAAAGTACAGCAAAAATTAGCAACTTTATTTACCACGAATTTTGTCCGTAAAATATATTTACTGGATGTGAGTGACACCTGCCAGATTGAAATGGTCTGGGATTTGGGGTCGGTTTCAGCCAATGGACAAAGTGTGCCCATTTGTGAAATTGAACTGGAATTAAAAAAAGGTAATGCCGGTGAAATATTTGTTTTGGCGCAAAAGCTTTTACAAGTTATGTATTTGTCTATCGGAACGGATAGTAAAGCTGCGCGGGGATATCGTCTGGCAGATTCCTTAACAGCAGCGCCACCTAACTTGAATCCCTTGGATAAAATAATTGATTCAAAATTGGATTTTATTAAATCAGTCGAAAATAGTTTGGCTTATTTACAATATTTTTCTGCACTAATGTCAAAAGAATATTCTGCAGACAATGCAGATAACATTACCAGAGGATTACAAAACCTAGAAATATCTTTTCAACAATTTAGTCGATTATCAGCTAATAATGAGGTACACAAACTTCATCAAAAAGTAATGCATTTGCATCAAGATTGGCTTTTGTTGTTAGTTAGATTAAAAAATATTAATGATAAGAGTCAATATGAAGTGGCAATTGATAAACTTCTGTTTCAACCTGATGTGACCCAATTACAGTTAGAAATAGTGCAATTTTTGTTTGAATTAAACCGAAGTGTTAACAGTTGA